TGGAGGGGGAAAGTCTGGAATGGGCTCAGCGTGGCTAGGAGGCCCCTACTACAGCCAGAAGTGCCTCTGCAGGGGTGGGAGACTGGACTCATCCATTCCCCAGAGGGCGCGAGACCGGCCCCGTGCCTCCTGGGGGCGGGGTGGCCAGGTGCTGGCTGAGGCCTGTGTGTGTGATACTTACGTCCAATCCCCTGCTGAGTTCtcactcaaaaaaacaaaaaaatccactcAGAATACTAAATTAGACTTCAGAGGATTCCTGAAGTCCTGGAGAGAGAAGTTTAAgggtttaactttttttttttgctcctgtCCCCTACCCGCGTCCCCAGTTCCCCCGGTTGGGTTCCATCTTCATGTTTCCATCACCTCCTTCTTTCATGTTATACTCTCACCCTTGCTCTAACTTTCTGCTCCCTCCCTTCAGATGCCACTGTGTACGTGGGGGGCCTGGATGAGAAGGTTAGTGAACCACTGCTGTGGGAACTGTTTCTCCAGGCTGGACCAGTAGTCAACACCCACATGCCAAAGGATAGAGTCACTGGCCAGCACCAAGGTGAGTACATGACAAGGGGCAGTTTGCTTCCGGAGGGTCCCGGCAGTATTCACAACTGTTTTGGAATAACATGAGCAACctaaagtatttctttcttttaagccTCTGTTCAGTTTATTTCTGGAACCATTCTTAAGTGagattgtttctttcttgttctttgtgATTAGAGGGTAGATGAGTTTTACCCCATTTTCAATCTCTTATGTTGTTAACCTCCTCTTCTCCACTTCTCCAGGCTATGGCTTTGTGGAATTCTTGAGTGAGGAAGATGCTGACTATGCCATTAAGATCATGAACATGATCAAACTCTATGGGAAGCCAATACGGGTGAACAAGGCATCAGCCCACAACAAAAACCTGGATGTAGGGGCCAACATTTTCATTGGGAACCTGGACCCTGAGATTGATGAGAAGTTGCTTTATGATACTTTCAGCGCTTTTGGGGTCATCTTACAAACCCCCAAGATTATGCGGGACCCTGACACAGGCAACTCCAAAGGTTATGCCTTTATTAATTTTGCTTCATTTGATGCTTCGGATGCAGCAATTGAAGCCATGAATGGGCAGTACCTCTGTAACCGCCCTATCACCGTATCTTATGCCTTCAAGAAGGACTCCAAGGGTGAGCGCCATGGCTCAGCAGCCGAACGACTTCTGGCAGCTCAGAACCCGCTCTCCCAGGCTGACCGCCCTCATCAGCTGTTTGCAGATGCACCTCCTCCACCCTCTGCCCCCAATCCTGTGGTATCATCATTGGGGTCTGGGCTTCCTCCACCAGGTAAAGCTTTTGGTTAAAATTTGTTTGTCTTAAGGTTGGGGGAGAGAgtcaggaggaagaaaaaaagagcctgaaagGGGGATGGGACATGGAGTCAGTGAGTGATGGGAAGAGGACTGAggggtgatggtagtggtggagAAGAAAGTTGTTGGGTTTCTTTAGGAGGGTGAAGTTGGTTGACTTTTCTAAcattgcttttgattttagagcactgggaggagggggaaagagCTCACCCTGCCCAGAGAGGCCAGATCAGGACAGGCTCTTTAAAGACATTTTCTCCTCACTACcattaacttttcctttttccatttcctctaTAGGCATGCCTCCTCCTGGCTCCTTCCCACCCCCAGTGCCACCTCCTGGAGCCCTCCCACCTGGGATACCCCCAGCCATGCCCCCACCACCTATGCCTCCTGGAGCTGCAGGACATGGCCCCCCATCGGCAGGAACCCCAGGGGCAGGACATCCTGGTCATGGACACTCACATCCTCACCCATTCCCACCAGGTGGGATGCCCCATCCAGGTAGGTGTGCTTTGTTGGGAGGGAAGAGCTTGGTAGAGCATCTCTGTTACCTCTCACCCTGCTGCCCTTTGTTCCTCAACAGTAACAGTTTCAGAGTTTCCTTTCCTTCAGacattctattataaaaacatacaaaatactcTCTAACATCCACCTCCCTGTATCCATTTCTTAAGTTTTTCTGACAAGAAGACTATACTTgctggtttttatttctttaacctTTAGTTCCATTCTCTTCTCTGACTCCAGCTCAAAGTGGTGACCTAATTGCCAAATCTCAGGGACACGTCTGCTCCTTATCTAGTTTGACCTCTGATGTACTTGAAACTAGTCGTGTCCTCCTGTTTGAAATTCTCGtctctttttgcttttgcttttctagatCCTCCACCCCTCTGACTCCTTAATCTCAGCTACCATGATAGACTCTTGTCTACTTGTGCCTAGATTTTTgtgcttgtttctcttttctgcatATATCTATAGTTTTAATTGGGCATATACTGATGCCTCCTAGATCTGTATCTCTAGTCCATAGCTGTTGACATTCCGGATCCTTAATGCTTTAATGCTGCTGCTTAATAGATAGCGTCATTTTTCTGTCCCTCTCCTTCAAACCCATTCTTTCTCTAGCAGTCTTTTTTTTCAGGTGCTTAATTCATGAATCTGAGAGTGATGTTTGACTGCTCCCTATCACCCCACTCTTAATACCAAGTCTTATTTAATATCAGTGGCATCTCTCCCCATGGCCAGTGCCCTAGTTCAGTCTCTCATTCCCTCATTATTTAACACTTAATTTATTGTAGTAATCTCCTTCCACTTGGACTCCAGTTTTCCCTAACTTCGATCTACTTTCACAGAGTaggttttttaaaacacagatgtgCACACACTTGCTCAAAATGACTCTGTTGCTCCCTTTTACCTACAGAGTAAAACTCAAACTCATTACCATAGCATTCACAGCTCTTTATGAGCTGGCCCCTGCCCCTCATTTCTGTAACTGCATTTTGCTCCTGATTACTGAGTTAACTGGCATTTCCTGGAATATATTGTGCTGTttgacacacctgtaatctttcTGCTTGGGATGCTTTCTTCCCATGATCTTACCCTCCTGAAGCATTCATCCTTTAGAATTAGATCTTGGCTTAGACAGTATGTTCTCTGCTACTTTCTCAAATCCTATCAACAGAGTCATTACTCCACTTGTTATATACTTCAGCATTACTATTACAGTACCTAAATCATGGGAGAAGCGAGCGTAAGGAGTTGATTGAGTAATTGGTTGGTTTGTGCTGTTGGAATAGGGTCAAGGATAGGGAGCACTTTTTAccactcttctttttttgtttgtttgtttgtttgtttggtgatggggtctcactctttcactcaggctggagtgcagtagtgtagtTTTGGCTTATTGTAGCcttgatcctcccatctcagcctcctgagtacctgggactacaggcacacaccaccatgcctggctaattaaaagtattttttgatagagatgggttctcactgtgttgcccaggctggtcttgaactcctgggctcaagtgatccacttaggcctcccgaagtgctgggattattggcatgagccactgtgcccagccagccttATTTTCTGTACCCTTTTTTCTGTATAGTTCTCTTTCTGATGTcactttctttctaattttgttcttttctctattttctttgccttctctttgtctcttttct
This region of Macaca fascicularis isolate 582-1 chromosome 1, T2T-MFA8v1.1 genomic DNA includes:
- the SF3B4 gene encoding splicing factor 3B subunit 4, which codes for MAAGPISERNQDATVYVGGLDEKVSEPLLWELFLQAGPVVNTHMPKDRVTGQHQGYGFVEFLSEEDADYAIKIMNMIKLYGKPIRVNKASAHNKNLDVGANIFIGNLDPEIDEKLLYDTFSAFGVILQTPKIMRDPDTGNSKGYAFINFASFDASDAAIEAMNGQYLCNRPITVSYAFKKDSKGERHGSAAERLLAAQNPLSQADRPHQLFADAPPPPSAPNPVVSSLGSGLPPPGMPPPGSFPPPVPPPGALPPGIPPAMPPPPMPPGAAGHGPPSAGTPGAGHPGHGHSHPHPFPPGGMPHPGMSQMQLAHHGPHGLGHPHAGPPGSGGQPPPRPPPGMPHPGPPPMGMPPRGPPFGSPMGHPGPMPPHGMRGPPPLMPPHGYTGPPRPPPYGYQRGPLPPPRPTPRPPVPPRGPLRGPLPQ